Genomic DNA from Caloranaerobacter ferrireducens:
CAGTTTTGAAAGTTTAAAAGAACTTGAAAAATATTCAATCTTACAATTAGAAGATATTTATAGGAATTTGATAAAAGAAATAAATATATTAATTGATAGCAATTTTTCAGATGAAAATAGAGAAACTTTATTTGATATCAAAGAAGAATTAAGTAGAATTTATGAAAATGTGCTTGTTTTAATAGATAAAGCTAAGTCATTAGTAAGTAGAATAGAGAAAATAATTGATAATACTAAATTTGAGTCATTATATGATTATAGAAGAAATCTTTTTGCAATAGGATATAATGTTTCAGAAAAACAACTTACTACTACATTTTATGATTTGTTTGCATCAGAAGCAAGAACAGCAAGCTATATTGCAATAGTTAAAGGTGAGATACCTAGAAAACATTGGGTTAAGTTAAGTAGATCTTTAACAGTAGTAGATGGATATAGAAGTCTCGTTTCATGGACTGGTACAATGTTTGAATATTTCATGCCTGCTTTAATTATGAAAACCTACAAAAATACATTATTACATGAAACTTATAATGCAGCTTTAAAAGCACAGATGAAATATGGCTTATTAAGAGGTATACCATGGGGGATTTCTGAGTCAGGATACTATACTTTCGATATGTATTTTAATTACCAATATAGAGCTTTTGGTGTACCAGATTTAGGACTTAAGAGAGGTCTTGTTGAAGATATAGTAGTATCGCCATATTCAACCTTTTTGGCTCTGATTTTTAACCGAAAAAAAGCTTTAAAGAATATGGATGCACTTATCGAAGAAGGACTAGAGGGTGAATATGGGTTTTATGAAGCTGTTGATTATACTGAAAAAAGAATACCTTTTGGTGTAGAAAAAGGTATTGTAAAAAGCTATATGGCCCATCATCAAGGGATGATATTAACTTCAATTAATAATTTCTTAAACAATAATATAATTATTTCACATTTTCATTCTGAACCAATGATAAAGGCAGGAGAAGTACTCCTACAGGAAAAAATTCCTCAGTATGCGATTATTACAAAGGAAAATAAGGAAGAAATAGAGCCTAAAAGAAGGATAAGAACTAAGAATAAGATATTTATAAGACAATTTGGTATGCCAGAAAGAACTTTGCCAAAATGTCATTTGATTTCTAATGGTAGATATACAATTTTAATTACAAATACAGGTTGTGGATATAGTAAATATGAAAATATACATATAACAAGATGGAGAGAAGATATCTTTACGGGAGATTATGGATTTTTTATACTTATAAAATCTTTAAAAGACAATAAAGTTTGGTCTGCAACGTATAAACCATTTTATAAAGAACCTGACGAATATAAGGTAGAATTCGAGTATAATAAGGCTAAATTTTTCAGAAAAGATGATAACATTGAAACACGAACAGAGATTATAACTTCATCTGATGATAATGTAGAAATTAGAACAGTTACAATAACTAACCATAATACAAAAGAAGTTACACTTGAAGTTACTAGTTATTTAGAATCAATTATTTCACAGCACATGGCAGATGTTGCTCACCCAGCTTTTAATAACTTGTTTATAAGGACAGAGATTATACTTGAATATAACAGTATTATAGCTTCTAGAAGACCAAGAGAACATGGTAAAAAGTCTGTTTGGGCATTTCATTCAGTTTTTGTTGATGGTGAAAGTGTTGGGGAACTGCAATATGAAACTAATAGAGCAAACTTTATTGGTAGATGCAGAAGTTTAAAAAATGCGAAATTTTTAGACCAGCCTTTAAGTAATATAACAGGCATAGTGTTAGATCCAATAATGAGTTTAAGAAGATTAGTTAAAATTAAAAGTGGAGAAAGTATTAAAATATCATTTGTTGTTGGTATTGGAAATAGTAGAAAGGAAGTTATTGATCTTGTAAGAAAGTATCATGATATTTATTCAATATCACGGGCATTTCAGCTTAGTGATTTAAGAAGTCAAGTAGAGACTAGTTATTTAGATCTAGAAAACGAAGAATTTGATACTTATGAAGAATTATTATCTCATATTGTTTATTTAAGTCCTTTAAGAAGATATAATGAGGATAAAATATCTAAAAATAGAAAAGGACAGCCAGGATTATGGGCTTATGGCATTTCGGGTGATATTCCTATTTTACTTGTTTCGATAAATGATGAACAGCAAATAGATATTTTAAAAGAAGCTTTAAAAATGCATGAATTCTTTAGAATAAAAGGGCTAGAAGTAGATTTAGTTATCCTTAATGAATATGAAAGTAGCTATATTAAACCTTTAGAAGAATTAATTAGAGATACGGTGTTAAATAGCAGAAGTAAAGATATGTTAAATAGAAGAGGAGGAATATTTATTTTAAACGCAAGTCATATGCCTAATGAAGATAAAATACTTTTGTATACAGTAGCTAGAGTTGTTTTAGATGGTGAAAGAGGATTACTAAGAACGCAGGTTAAGCAAAATATAGTTAAATTTGATTATCCAAAGAAAAAAAGCTTTAATGAAAATAATGTGATTTTTATAAATAGAGATGAGGAAGATTTAGATTTATTTTATTTCAATGGATATGGAGGTTTTACAAAGGACGGTAGTGAGTATGTAATAAAACTTAAGGAAAATCAATATACACCAGCACCATGGGTAAATGTAATATCTAATAAAAAATTTGGATTTTTGGTTACAGAGAGCGGTTCAGGATTTGTATGGGCAGAAAACAGCAGAGAAAATAAAATAACACCTTGGTCAAATGACCCTGTAAGTGATACACCAGGAGAAGTAATTTATTTAAGAGATGAAGACACAGGTAAGGTTTGGTCTATAACTCCACTACCAATAAGAGAAAACGAATCTTATACTATAATACATGGTATTGGTTATTCAAAATTTAAACATAATAGTAACGGAATAAATCAAGAACTTACTGTGTTTGTTCCTAAAGAAGATCAAGTAAAAATTAGTTTAATAAGATTAAAAAATAATTCTGGATTCAGTAGAAAACTTACGCTAACATACTATGTACGCCCTGTATTAGGAGTAAGCGACCAAATTACACAGCAGCATATAATTACGCAAATTGAAAACGAAACGGGTACATTGATAATAAAAAACCCGTATAATACAGATTTTCCTGAACGTATTACTTTTATAAATACTTCTCAGTCAGCGAGAAGTTATACAGGCGATAGAGAAGAATTTATTGGATATAAAGGAGATTTAAGTTCGCCAGAAGCTTTAAAAAGAGAAGGGTTATCTAATAGAGTAGGAGCAGGTTTTGATCCATGCGCTGTAATTCAAACTATTATTGATTTGGATGCCGATGAAGAAAAAGAATTAGTTTTTATGCTAGGACAATATGATAATTTAGACGATGTAAAGGATGCAGTACACAAATACAAGAATATTAATAAATGTAAGGAAGCTCTAAAAGAAGTTAAGAATAAATGGCAAAGCATTCTTGGAGCTATTAAAGTTAAAACACCAGATAAATCAATGGATATAATGTTAAATTACTGGCTTTTATATCAAACTATATCTTGTAGATTATGGGCAAGATCTGCCTTTTATCAATCGGGAGGTGCTTATGGTTTTAGAGATCAGCTTCAGGATGCTATGAATTCAATATATGCTATAGAAGAGGATGTTAGAAAGCAGATTTTACTTCATTGCTCACATCAGTTTGTAGAAGGAGATGTACAGCATTGGTGGCATCCGACAGCTTCGGCTAATGTAGACAAAGGAATTCGCACGAAGTTTTCTGATGATTTGCTATGGCTTCCTTTGGCGACTGTTGAGTATATTAATAAAACGGGTGACTTTAAAATATTAGATGAAAAGGTTAGGTTTATTGAAAGTGAGCCTTTGAAAGAATACGAGGATGAGAGATATGAAATACCAAGAGTATCGAATGAAATATCAACAGTTTATGAACATTGTATTAGAGCAATAGAAAAGTCTTTAAAGTTTGGAAAGCATGGAATTCCTTTAATAGGGTCAGGAGATTGGAATGACGGAATGAATAAGGTTGGTAACAAAGGAAAAGGGGAAAGTATTTGGCTAGGATGGTTTATATGTAGTATTTTAAATAAATTTGCTCCAATATGTGAAAAAAAAGGAGACGACAGAAGAGCAAAAAGATATCTAGAAGAAGCTAAAAAAATTGCAAAAGCTATTGAGGAAAATGCTTGGGATGGTAAGTGGTATAGAAGGGCCTATTTTGATGATGGCACACCATTAGGTTCTTTTGAAAATACAGAATGTAAGATTGACTCATTGGCACAATCTTGGGCTGTAATATCAGGGTATGGAAATAAAGAAAGAGTAAAAGTAGCAATGGCTTCTGTAGAAAGATATTTAATAAAAGAAGATCAGGGGCTAATACTTCTATTTACACCTCCATTTGATAAAAGTGAGTTAGATCCTGGATATATAAAAGGATATGTGCCTGGAGTAAGAGAAAATGGGGGACAGTATACACATGCAGCTACATGGGTAATAAATGCTTTTGCAATGATGGGAGATGGTGATAAGGCATGGAGATTATATAACATGATAAACCCTGTAAATCATACAAGAACATCTATTGAATGTGTTACTTACAAAGTAGAACCTTATGTTATGGCTGCAGATGTTTATGCAGTAAGTCCACATATTGGCAGGGGAGGTTGGACATGGTATACAGGTGCAGCAGGTTGGATGTATAGAGTTGGGATTGAATATATTTTAGGATTAAAGAAAGAAGGATATAAACTTATTATAGATCCATGCATTCCTAAAAATTGGTTTGAATATGAGATTATGTATAGATATAAAGATACAATTTATAAAATAAAAGTTAAAAATCCAAATAAAGTAAACAGAGGAGTAGATAAGATATATATAGATGGTAGCATTGTAAGAGAAAAATTTATACATTTAGTTAATGATAATAGAGAACATGTTGTAGAGATTATATTAGGATAAAAACTAAAGGCGACATAGTCGTATATTTAAAGTTAAAGTTTAACTTTAAGCAATAAACGTGAAAAATTACAGAAACTAAAGAGTTAATGTTATACATTAATTTTGGCTGTTGAAAAAGTATAAATTTATTTTGTTCATAGTCTGTTGTTTGTTTTTTTTGTTGAAAAACAAGAAAAAAGTGGTAAACCTTATTAATAAAGTATAAAATAATGTTAGGTGTATTTTAACTAAGTTGGGAAAGGGGAGTTGTTGATGAGTAGTGCTAAGGATGTACTTAAGGAAAGAAATGAAATCGAAGAAAAATTTAAATGGAATTTAGAGAGTATGTATGAAAATGATGATAAGTGGGAGGAAGACTTTGAAACTATCAAAAAACTTATTAAGGAAATTAAGCAGTATAAGGGTAAAGTAGGGGAAAGTGGAGAAATATTATTAGAAGTACTAGAATTAGAAAGTAAAATGTCAAGAATGATTGAAAATGTTTATACATATGCAAAAATGAGGAAAGATGAAGATACAAGAAATGATAAGTATCAGGCTTTAACAGACAGAGCAACAAGTTTAATGGTAGAAGTTGAAGAAAGTACTTCTTTTATTGTGCCAGAAATACTTTCGATAAAAGAAAGTGTTTTGAATGATTATTTAAATAATGTTGAAGGATTAAAACTGTATAGGCATTATATTGAAAGAATAGTAAGAAGGAAAAAACACTATCTTTCACCAGAAGAAGAAGCTATTATTGCACAAGCTGGAGAATTAGCTAATTCACCTGAAACAATATTTGGGATGTTAAATAATGCTGATATAAAGTTTCCAACTATAATAGATGAAAACGGAAATGAAATTACTATAACTCATGGAAAATTCATAAAACTAATGGAAAGTAAAGATAGAAGAGTTAGAAAAGATGCATTCAAAGGATTATACGATACTTATAACAAATATAGAAATACTTTTGCTGTAACATTATCAGCTAACATAAAAAAAGATATTTTTTACAGTAAGGTAAGAAAATATAACTCTTCATTGGAAGCTGCACTTGATGTGAACAATATTCCTATTGAAGTATATGATAATTTAATTAAAGCAGTACATGATAATCTTTCTTCAATGTATAGATACGTAAAGTTAAGGAAGAAAGTACTTGGATTAGATGAATTACATATGTACGATTTATATACACCTTTAGTTAAAGATATAGAGATGGAAATACCATATGAAGAAGGAAAGAAAATAGTGTTAGAGGGACTTAAACCTTTAGGAGATGAATATATAGAAATAGTTAGAGAAGGATTTAACTCAAGGTGGATTGATGTTTATGAAAATAGAGGTAAAAGAAGTGGGGCTTATTCTTGGGGTACATACGATTCATATCCGTTTATACTATTAAATTATCAGGATAATTTAGATAGTGTATTTACATTAGCACATGAATTAGGACACTCTTTACACAGCTATTATTCAAAAGAAAATCAGCCTTATATATATGGTAGTTATAGTATTTTTGTAGCGGAAGTTGCATCTACTGTTAATGAAGCTATATTAATGGAGTATATGATTAATAAAACTAATAATAAAGATGAAAAACTATATCTTTTAAATCATTATTTAGAGCAGTTTAGAGGAACGGTTTACAGACAGACTATGTTTGCAGAATTTGAGAAATTGATTCATGAAGAAGTTGAAAACGGAAGGTCATTAACAGCTGATAGTTTATGTAGAATGTATAAAGAGTTAAATAGGAAATATTATGGACCAGATATTGTTATTGATGATGAAATAGCAATGGAATGGGCAAGAATTCCACATTTTTATTATAATTTCTACGTATATCAGTATGCGACTGGTTTTTCTGCTGCTATAGCATTATCACAGAAAATTCTAAAAGAAGGTAAAGAATCAGTAAACAAGTATATTGATTTCTTGAAGAGTGGTAGTTCAGATTATCCAATTAACGTACTTAAAAAGGCAGGAGTAGATATGACTACACCACAACCTGTAGATAATGCTCTAAAATTATTTAACAAATTACTTGATGAAATGGAGAGTTTATTATAGAAATTGAAAAATAACGCTCATAAACAAATCTTTAGAGAAAACTAAGATTCATAATTTCGAAAAATCCTAACGCACCTAATCAAGACGTCCTGTCTTGTAGGATGCTGGCTTAGCGTCCATGCTAAGCCTACGGATTTTTCTGAAATTCTTCATCAAGTTTTCTTTGCTAAAGATTTGTAATTATTCACTTTTATTTTTCAATTATTATAACTTTATTTTGTCTATAGTCTTAAAGGCGGCAATGCCGCCTTTTTTGCATTATAAAAATTTTTCTTTTATTTTATTCCAAAAGTTTTTACTTTTTAAAGTAAGCATTTTTATTGTCATGTCAGATAATTTAAAGTTTATTTCAACTATATTATCAAATTTATACTGCTGACCATCCATTACAATTAGAATAGAATTTTCAAATCTATATTCAGGATTAATTTTAATAGACATATTTTCAGGTACAATTATACTAGAAGTTAATGCTCTATAAACGTTAGAATTGAGAGGTGCTAAAGGAGTTATTTGAAGAGTTCTTAAAGATGAATGAACTATACTTCCACCAGCGGAATAGCTATATGCAGTACTGCCTACAGGAGTAGATATTATTACACCGTCGCCGCTAAGTCTTTCTAAGTAAGTATCATCAATCGATATGTCAAGATGAATTGTCTTTGATTCTATTCCTTTAATTGCAATTTCATTTACTCCAATTAATTCAATACAGCTGGTTCTAGTACAAATTAATGCTTCTACGAGAAAAATTTCTTCAATCTTATATTTGCCTTTAACTAGATTATCTATAAAATTATCTATTTTATCAGGAGAAACTTCTTGAAAAAAGCCAAGATGTCCTGTGTTAATTCCTATAAAAGGTATATCAGGGAAGTCATAATTATGTACAGCTTTAAGGAAAGCACCATCTCCACCAATACAAATATTTAATGCGGCACTATAATCATAACCTTCGGCAATTTGAAAACCTTTTTGGGTTAGCTTTTCTTTCAAAATTTCAGCTGTTTTAATAGAATCATTTCTATTATTATGTATAATATTGATTATATTATTGTCGAATCCTGCAAAGGACAAAATTATCCCTCCAATTTAGAATTAATGATTTGAAACAATAAAGTTGATTATATTATTATTTGTAATTACTATGCTATAATAATTATAGCATAAAATAATACTAATCTTAACAACAAACTAGAATATATGGATTGGAGGCAATTTATGACTGCAAAAAAAGAAAGTGAAAGTGTAATTGATTTTTATGTAGACGAGGATGGTTTGTTAATAAAAGAAATTTTAAAAGACAAATTTAACATTTCAGATAGATTTTTAAAAAAACTTGAAAGGACTAAATCGGTTTTTTTAAACGGTTCAAGAATAAAAACTAATAAAATTGCTAAAAAGGGAGATAAAATAACTATTGTTATGGATGATGAAATAGATGAAAATATACCTCAGCAAATACCAATAGAGGTTATATATGAAGATTTTGATTTACTTATATTAAATAAACCACCTAAAATAGTTGTACATCCTACTAAAAGTCATCCAGATAATACGATTGCAAATGGGGTTGCATATTATTTTAAGCAAAAAAAGATAAAAAAGAAGGTGCGATTTGTAAATAGGCTTGATATGGATACATCTGGTATTCTTGTTATTGCTAAAAATCCTTTTGCACATCAGCAGTTAGCGCAGCAA
This window encodes:
- a CDS encoding NAD(+)/NADH kinase; amino-acid sequence: MSFAGFDNNIINIIHNNRNDSIKTAEILKEKLTQKGFQIAEGYDYSAALNICIGGDGAFLKAVHNYDFPDIPFIGINTGHLGFFQEVSPDKIDNFIDNLVKGKYKIEEIFLVEALICTRTSCIELIGVNEIAIKGIESKTIHLDISIDDTYLERLSGDGVIISTPVGSTAYSYSAGGSIVHSSLRTLQITPLAPLNSNVYRALTSSIIVPENMSIKINPEYRFENSILIVMDGQQYKFDNIVEINFKLSDMTIKMLTLKSKNFWNKIKEKFL
- a CDS encoding GH36-type glycosyl hydrolase domain-containing protein yields the protein MSVAFALLAIVILVIIFAEKKQRLVKKVSVKDILLSPEELEEHIIDVAKMHNVSSRKKVNKLLLHRLEDNFRYISKLYERLNFDLKRGKDVSYASEWLLDNFYIIKQQFKEMRKRLRNDKYMVLEVLTDGYLKGYPRIYAVALEIISHTDGRLDENQLINCINKYQTKNILSIGEIWSLSVMMRLALIEFIRIICEKIEKTHNDWEKANNLTYKKQGDLVRVLEDYLDNINELSPSFFEYLIRKVKRTKKDEGEIRELLNKKLLDVNKNLDVIIKDEHTEQSARRISMGNAILSLKLISTIDWNEIFESISVVENVLKKDPSGVYPKMDYESRDFYRREIQYISRLCNTSELIVARRAHELSEVADIDDEKKKHIGYYIIDKGRDDLFKTLGKIGINGFRSKSTFVYIAPILLLTLSITIMLVFYHYNTSVRKSVILSVLAGIVISIPVSNIVIMFINWLITHAIKPTFLPKIDFRRNIPKELSTLVIIPTLISNKEMITELTSKLEVFYLANRLNNIYFAIVGDFKDSDFEKEIYDDEILEKAKYEIDKLNKKYAAEKDIFYYLHRKRQFNEKQNRWMGWERKRGALIELNKLLKGANDTSFFYTVGKIENLIGKIKYVITIDSDTKLTLETAKKLIGAISHPLNRAVFDEKSGIVKQGYGIIQPRISVDIESSNSSSFANIFSGQVGLEPYITAFSDVYQDLFNEGIFTGKGIYEVEIFDKALRNAIPDNTVLSHDLLEGSYLRTGLATDIELIDGYPTKYSSYIMRLHRWVRGDWQLIRWLLPKIRDRKGNIIHNPISTLSKWKILDNLRRSLVPIFTLILIIISIAFFPGNKLIWLGLAGLSLTVQLFLGLLDYLLNGYLEFGKKFNEGLTSDIKRNLYQTFYRFIFLPYEAYMMLDAIVRTLWRLVVTKRNLLEWTTATDIEKRLANDFFSYIKRMYKAVLLTILFFVLTIFVRPENTIISAVITISWVLSPYLAYKLSSIESESIDDINEVEEKKLRRVARKTWAYYEDFSDVENNYLPPDNYQEYPPNGLAYRTSPTNIGFLLLSILTARDLGYISTTEMLNRIDKTLTTVEKLETWNGHLYNWYDTRTLEPLKPYFVSTVDSGNFIAYLITVKQGLLYYLNKPIIDINHVKGLLDTVYIYEQRDNIMIPILLELIEEDNLTYSKWKDILNQLLSLREEENLSLRLINMLKYFNEESKSLYVDRKHIESLFKQFLDNNKKISSSFESLKELEKYSILQLEDIYRNLIKEINILIDSNFSDENRETLFDIKEELSRIYENVLVLIDKAKSLVSRIEKIIDNTKFESLYDYRRNLFAIGYNVSEKQLTTTFYDLFASEARTASYIAIVKGEIPRKHWVKLSRSLTVVDGYRSLVSWTGTMFEYFMPALIMKTYKNTLLHETYNAALKAQMKYGLLRGIPWGISESGYYTFDMYFNYQYRAFGVPDLGLKRGLVEDIVVSPYSTFLALIFNRKKALKNMDALIEEGLEGEYGFYEAVDYTEKRIPFGVEKGIVKSYMAHHQGMILTSINNFLNNNIIISHFHSEPMIKAGEVLLQEKIPQYAIITKENKEEIEPKRRIRTKNKIFIRQFGMPERTLPKCHLISNGRYTILITNTGCGYSKYENIHITRWREDIFTGDYGFFILIKSLKDNKVWSATYKPFYKEPDEYKVEFEYNKAKFFRKDDNIETRTEIITSSDDNVEIRTVTITNHNTKEVTLEVTSYLESIISQHMADVAHPAFNNLFIRTEIILEYNSIIASRRPREHGKKSVWAFHSVFVDGESVGELQYETNRANFIGRCRSLKNAKFLDQPLSNITGIVLDPIMSLRRLVKIKSGESIKISFVVGIGNSRKEVIDLVRKYHDIYSISRAFQLSDLRSQVETSYLDLENEEFDTYEELLSHIVYLSPLRRYNEDKISKNRKGQPGLWAYGISGDIPILLVSINDEQQIDILKEALKMHEFFRIKGLEVDLVILNEYESSYIKPLEELIRDTVLNSRSKDMLNRRGGIFILNASHMPNEDKILLYTVARVVLDGERGLLRTQVKQNIVKFDYPKKKSFNENNVIFINRDEEDLDLFYFNGYGGFTKDGSEYVIKLKENQYTPAPWVNVISNKKFGFLVTESGSGFVWAENSRENKITPWSNDPVSDTPGEVIYLRDEDTGKVWSITPLPIRENESYTIIHGIGYSKFKHNSNGINQELTVFVPKEDQVKISLIRLKNNSGFSRKLTLTYYVRPVLGVSDQITQQHIITQIENETGTLIIKNPYNTDFPERITFINTSQSARSYTGDREEFIGYKGDLSSPEALKREGLSNRVGAGFDPCAVIQTIIDLDADEEKELVFMLGQYDNLDDVKDAVHKYKNINKCKEALKEVKNKWQSILGAIKVKTPDKSMDIMLNYWLLYQTISCRLWARSAFYQSGGAYGFRDQLQDAMNSIYAIEEDVRKQILLHCSHQFVEGDVQHWWHPTASANVDKGIRTKFSDDLLWLPLATVEYINKTGDFKILDEKVRFIESEPLKEYEDERYEIPRVSNEISTVYEHCIRAIEKSLKFGKHGIPLIGSGDWNDGMNKVGNKGKGESIWLGWFICSILNKFAPICEKKGDDRRAKRYLEEAKKIAKAIEENAWDGKWYRRAYFDDGTPLGSFENTECKIDSLAQSWAVISGYGNKERVKVAMASVERYLIKEDQGLILLFTPPFDKSELDPGYIKGYVPGVRENGGQYTHAATWVINAFAMMGDGDKAWRLYNMINPVNHTRTSIECVTYKVEPYVMAADVYAVSPHIGRGGWTWYTGAAGWMYRVGIEYILGLKKEGYKLIIDPCIPKNWFEYEIMYRYKDTIYKIKVKNPNKVNRGVDKIYIDGSIVREKFIHLVNDNREHVVEIILG
- a CDS encoding RluA family pseudouridine synthase → MTAKKESESVIDFYVDEDGLLIKEILKDKFNISDRFLKKLERTKSVFLNGSRIKTNKIAKKGDKITIVMDDEIDENIPQQIPIEVIYEDFDLLILNKPPKIVVHPTKSHPDNTIANGVAYYFKQKKIKKKVRFVNRLDMDTSGILVIAKNPFAHQQLAQQFESNIVEKRYLAIVEGIVKDDEGTIKKAIGRYDDISIKRTVLEDGKIAITNYRVLERYKNATLLEIHIETGRTHQIRVHLSHIGHPIIGDSLYNRPSQLIDRQALHSYSLSFITPRKKERKLVFAQLPEDMKLLIEKLSG
- the pepF gene encoding oligoendopeptidase F — translated: MSSAKDVLKERNEIEEKFKWNLESMYENDDKWEEDFETIKKLIKEIKQYKGKVGESGEILLEVLELESKMSRMIENVYTYAKMRKDEDTRNDKYQALTDRATSLMVEVEESTSFIVPEILSIKESVLNDYLNNVEGLKLYRHYIERIVRRKKHYLSPEEEAIIAQAGELANSPETIFGMLNNADIKFPTIIDENGNEITITHGKFIKLMESKDRRVRKDAFKGLYDTYNKYRNTFAVTLSANIKKDIFYSKVRKYNSSLEAALDVNNIPIEVYDNLIKAVHDNLSSMYRYVKLRKKVLGLDELHMYDLYTPLVKDIEMEIPYEEGKKIVLEGLKPLGDEYIEIVREGFNSRWIDVYENRGKRSGAYSWGTYDSYPFILLNYQDNLDSVFTLAHELGHSLHSYYSKENQPYIYGSYSIFVAEVASTVNEAILMEYMINKTNNKDEKLYLLNHYLEQFRGTVYRQTMFAEFEKLIHEEVENGRSLTADSLCRMYKELNRKYYGPDIVIDDEIAMEWARIPHFYYNFYVYQYATGFSAAIALSQKILKEGKESVNKYIDFLKSGSSDYPINVLKKAGVDMTTPQPVDNALKLFNKLLDEMESLL